A stretch of Labrus mixtus chromosome 7, fLabMix1.1, whole genome shotgun sequence DNA encodes these proteins:
- the grm2a gene encoding glutamate receptor, metabotropic 2a — translation MSLGRSPVLGVRPVPQPLWLSHLSLLCVCLLLFAQAPYGLPVVGYNTDSKREITLDGDLMIGGLFPVHQKGEGVEDCGKINAQRGIQRLEAMLMALDEINKDEHILPGIKLGAHILDTCSKDTYALEQSLEFVRASLTKVDDSEYTCPDGSYAIHDDVPLAISGVIGGSYSDVSIQVANLLRLFQIPQISYASTSAKLSDKSRYDYFARTVPPDFYQAKAMAEILRYFNWTYVSTVASEGDYGETGIDAFQQEARARQICIATSAKVSRSMSRWSYENVIRSLQQKSNAKVVILFTRSEDARELLVAANRMNVTFTWVASDGWGAQESVVRGSEAVADGAFTIELASYQIPQFNDYFTGLHPYNNTRNPWFREFWENQFQCSLHDLGCGKNSLREVPFQPESKIMFVVNAVYAMAAALHNMRQALCPNSTKVCEALKPGNGRKFYRDYILKVKFEAPFRPPDTENVVRFDAFGDSLGRYNIFHYHKEDGRYVYRKVGYWAQSLTLNTSSIPWDGQVAPTSQCSDPCRKNEVKSMQPGDVCCWICIPCQPYQYLQDEFTCADCRFGQWPLANLTGCYDLPEEYIRWEDAWAIGPVTISCLGMMCTLFVIGLFIKHNETPVVKASGRELSYILLLGVLMCYSMTFIYIAKPSTAVCTLRRLGLGTSFAVCYSALLTKTNRIARIFSGVKDGAQRPRFISPASQVAICGALISCQLVVVVVWLLVETPGVRKEVSPEKRDVVTLKCNSKDSSMLMSLTYNCILIILCTVYAFKTRKCPENFNEAKFIGFTMYTTCIIWLAFQPIFYVTASDYRVQTTTMCISVSLSGSVVLGCLFAPKVHIILFQPQKNVCNLRVATTRFSVTTGPGSSFSQASVSNVVPTVCNGREVVDSTTSSL, via the exons ATGTCATTGGGGAGATCCCCTGTTTTAGGGGTACGCCCTGTGCCCCAACCCCTCTGGCTGTCCCACCTCAGCCtgctgtgcgtgtgtttgttgcTCTTTGCCCAGGCTCCCTATGGTCTGCCTGTGGTGGGTTATAACACTGACTCCAAGAGGGAGATCACACTGGACGGAGATTTGATGATCGGTGGCCTGTTCCCCGTGCACCAGAAGGGGGAGGGGGTAGAGGACTGTGGGAAGATCAATGCACAGAGAGGGATCCAGAGACTGGAGGCCATGCTGATGGCACTTGATGAAATCAACAAGGATGAACACATCCTGCCAGGGATCAAACTTGGGGCTCATATATTGGACACTTGCTCTAAGGACACCTACGCACTGGAGCAGTCTTTGGAGTTTGTCCGGGCCTCGCTCACCAAAGTGGATGACAGTGAGTACACATGCCCTGATGGCTCCTATGCCATTCATGATGATGTCCCTTTGGCTATCTCAGGTGTCATCGGAGGCTCCTACAGTGACGTCTCCATACAG GTGGCAAACCTGTTGCGACTCTTCCAAATTCCTCAGATCAGCTATGCTTCAACCAGTGCAAAACTCAGCGATAAGAGCCGCTATGACTACTTTGCCCGCACCGTGCCCCCTGACTTCTATCAGGCCAAGGCCATGGCAGAGATCCTGCGTTACTTCAACTGGACATACGTGTCAACGGTGGCATCAGAAGGGGACTATGGTGAAACTGGAATTGATGCCTTCCAGCAAGAGGCTCGTGCCAGACAGATCTGTATTGCTACTTCAGCCAAGGTGAGCCGCTCCATGAGCCGCTGGAGTTACGAGAACGTGATCCGCTCCCTGCAGCAGAAGTCCAACGCCAAGGTAGTCATCCTGTTCACACGCAGCGAAGATGCCCGTGAACTGCTGGTGGCAGCAAACCGCATGAATGTCACGTTCACATGGGTGGCCAGTGATGGATGGGGAGCACAGGAGAGTGTGGTTAGAGGCAGTGAAGCTGTGGCTGATGGGGCTTTCACCATTGAACTGGCTTCCTATCAGATTCCCCAGTTTAATGACTACTTCACTGGCCTGCACCCGTACAACAACACTAGGAATCCCTGGTTCAGGGAGTTTTGGGAGAACCAGTTCCAGTGCAGCCTCCACGATTTGGGCTGTGGAAAAAACTCGCTACGGGAGGTTCCGTTTCAGCCAGAGTCCAAGATCATGTTTGTCGTAAACGCTGTCTATGCAATGGCCGCTGCCCTACATAACATGAGGCAGGCCTTATGCCCTAACTCAACCAAGGTGTGTGAAGCTCTCAAACCTGGCAATGGCAGAAAGTTTTACAGGGACTACATTCTCAAGGTCAAGTTTGAGG CGCCTTTCCGTCCACCAGACACAGAGAATGTAGTCCGCTTTGATGCCTTCGGGGACAGCCTCGGCCGTTACAACATTTTCCACTACCACAAAGAAGACGGACGCTATGTTTACCGCAAGGTCGGTTATTGGGCCCAGAGCCTCACCCTGAACACCAGCTCGATCCCCTGGGATGGCCAGGTTGCACCGACTTCCCAGTGTAGTGACCCCTGCAGGAAGAATGAGGTGAAGAGTATGCAGCCTGGAGATGTGTGCTGCTGGATCTGTATCCCCTGTCAGCCCTACCAGTACTTGCAGGATGAGTTCACCTGTGCTGACTGTAGATTTGGACAGTGGCCCCTTGCTAACCTGACAGGCTGTTACGATCTGCCTGAGGAGTACATCCGCTGGGAAGATGCCTGGGCCATTGGACCCGTCACTATCTCCTGTCTGGGGATGATGTGCACACTCTTTGTCATTGGTCTCTTCATTAAACACAACGAGACACCCGTTGTGAAAGCCAGTGGACGTGAACTCTCCTACATTCTCCTGCTGGGAGTGTTGATGTGTTATAGCATGACTTTCATCTACATAGCAAAGCCATCAACCGCAGTTTGTACGCTGCGCCGACTGGGCTTAGGCACATCCTTTGCTGTGTGCTACTCAGCCCTCCTAACCAAGACCAATCGCATCGCACGAATCTTTAGCGGGGTTAAAGATGGAGCACAGCGACCACGCTTCATCAGCCCGGCTTCACAGGTCGCCATCTGTGGTGCTCTGATCTCCTGCCAGCTGGTTGTGGTGGTGGTCTGGCTGCTGGTGGAGACTCCAGGAGTGAGAAAGGAAGTGAGCCCAGAGAAAAGAGATGTGGTCACCCTTAAGTGTAACAGCAAGGACTCCAGCATGCTCATGTCCCTGACATACAACTGCATTCTCATTATTCTCTGCACGGTTTACGCCTTCAAGACCCGAAAATGCCCCGAGAACTTTAACGAGGCCAAGTTCATCGGGTTTACCATGTACACTACCTGCATAATCTGGCTGGCATTCCAGCCTATTTTCTACGTTACTGCCAGTGACTACAGG GTGCAAACCACCACCATGTGCATCTCTGTGAGTCTGAGTGGGTCCGTGGTGTTGGGCTGCCTCTTTGCTCCAAAGGTCCACATCATCCTGTTCCAGCCTCAGAAGAATGTCTGCAATCTCAGAGTGGCCACCACCCGCTTCAGCGTCACCACCGGCCCAGGCTCCAGCTTCTCTCAAG CATCAGTGTCCAATGTCGTTCCAACTGTGTGTAACGGACGAGAAGTGGTGGACTCCACAACGTCCTCCTTGTGA